In Finegoldia magna ATCC 53516, a genomic segment contains:
- a CDS encoding methylated-DNA--[protein]-cysteine S-methyltransferase, whose protein sequence is MRDIYKSKLGNILIESDGKNITKCEFTDFFVEQGNDEIIEKCKNYLDDYFSGKITGQFDDILIDKSDYTTKILKLVCEIPYGMIATYTDIKEKYEEIYSTKTSARAVGRAVGSNDLMILVPCHRVIGKTMLLLDINLE, encoded by the coding sequence ATGAGAGATATTTACAAATCAAAATTAGGAAATATTCTTATCGAAAGTGACGGAAAAAATATAACAAAATGTGAATTTACAGATTTTTTTGTAGAACAGGGGAATGATGAAATAATTGAAAAATGTAAGAATTATTTAGACGATTATTTTTCGGGTAAAATTACAGGGCAATTTGACGATATATTAATCGATAAATCAGATTACACAACTAAGATATTGAAGTTAGTGTGTGAAATTCCGTATGGAATGATTGCAACATATACCGACATCAAAGAAAAATACGAAGAAATCTACAGCACTAAAACATCAGCAAGAGCAGTTGGAAGAGCTGTTGGCTCAAACGATTTGATGATTTTAGTACCTTGCCACAGAGTGATTGGAAAAACAATGCTCTTACTGGATATAAATTTGGAATAG
- a CDS encoding threonine aldolase family protein encodes MYNFNCDYLEGVHPNIIKALEETNMVQQQGYCNDEYTHQAKELIRKKISDQDVYFLHGSTACNKLVIKTSLRPFESVIACDNAHINTLETGAIEDIGHKIEIVEDEDGLLIPEVIDKFVSERMNDPAYFHKPIPKMVYITNSSESGTIYTKQRLMEIKKVCDKHGLYLFMDGARLAYALAAKNNDLTLKEICDIVDATYVGGTKCGAMFGEALILNNDDFKLHFKNYIKGSGMLIAKSRFLGIQFRELFTDDLIFKLAEKADEQADRIRRRLKEQNYVLATQSTTNTIFVNMDYERYHRLKHKYNFCENYKTNDYINVRICTSWSTEEHMVDELINDL; translated from the coding sequence ATGTATAATTTTAACTGTGATTATCTAGAAGGAGTTCATCCAAATATCATAAAAGCACTTGAAGAAACCAATATGGTTCAACAACAAGGCTATTGCAACGATGAATACACTCATCAAGCAAAAGAACTTATCAGAAAAAAGATTTCTGATCAAGACGTTTATTTCCTACATGGTTCTACAGCTTGTAACAAACTTGTTATCAAAACATCGCTAAGACCTTTTGAAAGTGTTATCGCATGTGATAATGCTCACATTAATACATTAGAAACAGGGGCTATTGAAGATATTGGTCACAAAATAGAAATAGTAGAAGATGAAGATGGATTATTAATTCCAGAAGTAATAGACAAGTTCGTCTCAGAAAGAATGAATGATCCTGCATATTTTCACAAACCAATTCCAAAAATGGTTTACATAACCAATTCATCAGAATCGGGAACAATCTACACTAAACAAAGACTTATGGAAATAAAAAAAGTCTGCGACAAACATGGACTGTATTTATTCATGGATGGTGCAAGACTTGCATATGCATTAGCTGCAAAAAATAATGATTTAACATTAAAAGAAATTTGTGATATTGTCGATGCGACATATGTAGGAGGAACAAAATGCGGGGCTATGTTTGGAGAAGCGTTGATATTAAACAACGATGACTTCAAGCTTCATTTTAAAAACTACATTAAAGGCTCTGGAATGTTGATTGCCAAATCCAGATTTTTGGGAATTCAATTTAGAGAATTATTTACTGATGATTTAATTTTCAAATTAGCTGAAAAAGCAGATGAACAGGCTGACAGAATCAGACGAAGATTAAAAGAACAAAACTATGTGTTAGCTACTCAATCTACTACCAATACAATATTCGTAAACATGGATTATGAAAGATACCACAGATTAAAACACAAATATAATTTTTGCGAAAATTACAAAACAAATGATTACATAAATGTAAGAATTTGTACATCATGGTCTACGGAAGAGCACATGGTAGATGAATTGATAAATGACTTATAA
- a CDS encoding peptide ABC transporter substrate-binding protein, whose product MRNKKRFVALMLAGLMVAGTACGNGGSKGGEKGENTVYNTFLSADPDSIDAQKGSDSYGNTVVNNVYEPLIRLVQNEDLTLKPEAAAAEEWTVSEDAMTYTFKLRDGLKWEDGQPLTAKDFEYGIKRTADPKTGSGSSFLLADIANFQEVNEGKAPLDKLGVKALDDKTLEIKLSAPAQYFINIVPFRVCFPQRKDIVEKHGEQFGSEANTIVGCGPFKLTEWTHNSKLVLEKNPDYWNKDKVKLEKVNIRVITDTNTMMNAFQSGEVMSVSTNKPEWTSKFDKREGTKTQKIDIPAVDYFAVNHKDKLFKNKKVRQAFNIALDREGFNETVLKGKSAPAYFWVPKAITIEDLKYRDMAGNPVKEMADKLGDPKALLSEGLKELGMDPDPSKLEVSLIMTNSPDLKKFGEYFQQNFQNKLGVKVKLEMMEWAILSGKINKGNYQMGYLAWTADYNHPSAMMSLFTSSANAVRTGWKSEEYDKLIRDAAKEKDKNKQVELYKKAEQILADETVIIPIISGTTNMYYQDYVKNINLNQFSTAGYKDTYLEKK is encoded by the coding sequence ATGAGAAACAAGAAAAGGTTTGTTGCCTTGATGTTAGCCGGCCTTATGGTTGCTGGTACAGCATGTGGAAATGGAGGCTCAAAAGGTGGAGAAAAAGGAGAAAACACAGTATATAATACTTTCTTAAGTGCAGACCCTGACTCTATCGATGCTCAAAAAGGTAGCGACAGCTATGGTAATACAGTTGTTAATAACGTATATGAACCACTTATCAGATTGGTTCAAAACGAAGATTTAACATTGAAACCAGAAGCAGCAGCAGCTGAAGAATGGACAGTTTCTGAAGATGCTATGACTTACACATTCAAATTACGTGATGGTTTAAAATGGGAAGATGGTCAACCATTAACAGCAAAAGACTTTGAATATGGTATTAAGAGAACAGCAGATCCTAAGACAGGTTCTGGTTCATCATTCTTATTAGCTGATATCGCTAACTTCCAAGAAGTTAACGAAGGAAAAGCTCCATTAGATAAATTAGGAGTTAAAGCACTTGACGATAAAACATTGGAAATCAAATTAAGTGCCCCAGCACAATATTTCATTAACATCGTACCTTTCAGAGTATGTTTCCCACAAAGAAAAGACATAGTTGAAAAACACGGTGAACAATTTGGTTCTGAAGCTAACACAATCGTAGGTTGCGGACCTTTCAAATTAACTGAATGGACTCACAACTCTAAATTAGTTCTTGAAAAGAACCCAGACTACTGGAACAAAGACAAAGTTAAATTAGAAAAAGTAAACATCAGAGTAATCACTGATACAAACACAATGATGAACGCTTTCCAATCTGGAGAAGTTATGAGTGTAAGTACTAACAAACCAGAATGGACTTCTAAGTTTGATAAGAGAGAAGGCACTAAGACTCAAAAAATTGATATTCCAGCAGTAGATTACTTCGCAGTTAACCACAAAGATAAATTATTTAAGAACAAAAAAGTTAGACAAGCATTCAACATCGCTTTAGACAGAGAAGGCTTCAACGAAACAGTTCTTAAAGGAAAATCAGCTCCAGCTTATTTCTGGGTACCAAAAGCTATTACAATTGAAGATTTGAAATACAGAGATATGGCAGGAAACCCTGTTAAAGAAATGGCTGACAAATTAGGCGATCCAAAAGCTTTATTATCTGAAGGTCTTAAAGAATTAGGAATGGATCCAGATCCATCTAAATTAGAAGTAAGCTTAATTATGACTAACTCACCAGACTTGAAAAAATTCGGTGAATATTTCCAACAAAACTTCCAAAACAAACTTGGTGTTAAGGTTAAATTGGAAATGATGGAATGGGCTATCCTTTCTGGTAAAATCAACAAAGGTAATTACCAAATGGGTTACTTAGCATGGACTGCTGACTACAACCACCCATCAGCAATGATGTCTCTATTCACTTCAAGTGCTAACGCAGTTAGAACTGGATGGAAGAGCGAAGAATACGATAAATTAATCAGAGACGCTGCCAAAGAAAAAGACAAAAACAAACAAGTTGAATTATATAAGAAAGCTGAACAAATCCTAGCTGATGAAACAGTTATTATCCCAATCATTTCTGGTACTACTAACATGTACTATCAAGATTATGTAAAGAATATTAACTTAAACCAATTCTCAACAGCAGGATACAAAGACACTTATTTAGAAAAAAAATAA
- a CDS encoding ABC transporter ATP-binding protein — MILSVKNLTKIYEDKTVVDNVEFDLEKGKMLCILGPSGCGKSTILNMIGGFVKPNSGQIILDGEDITRLTAEKRDITTVFQSYGLFYHMNVFKNVAYGLKFKNMDKSSIEKKVNEMIDLVGLKGHEKKMIDELSGGQRQRVALARSLVLSPKLLLLDEPLSNLDQKLRVSMRLLIKNIQKNLGTSMIFVTHDQNEAFELADDIILMNKGKIEQHSYPLDIYRNPKNNFVLNFIGDKNIFEGYYVRPEDVKISDQGEDGIIKDIVFQGSSVKVEIQLDDKTIDSYMLNNDFKNEIGDKVKVIYSKRKLPTN; from the coding sequence ATGATTTTGAGTGTTAAAAACCTTACTAAAATTTACGAAGATAAAACAGTAGTCGATAATGTGGAATTTGATTTGGAAAAAGGGAAAATGTTGTGTATTTTGGGGCCTTCAGGTTGTGGCAAAAGCACGATACTAAACATGATAGGTGGCTTTGTGAAGCCAAATTCCGGACAAATTATTTTGGATGGAGAAGATATCACTCGTTTGACAGCAGAAAAAAGAGATATAACAACTGTATTTCAATCTTATGGGCTTTTTTACCACATGAATGTGTTCAAAAATGTCGCTTATGGTTTGAAATTCAAAAACATGGACAAATCTAGTATTGAGAAAAAGGTCAACGAAATGATAGATTTGGTAGGCCTAAAAGGTCATGAGAAAAAAATGATTGATGAATTATCTGGCGGTCAAAGACAAAGAGTTGCCCTTGCGAGGTCATTGGTTTTGAGTCCGAAACTTTTATTATTGGACGAGCCTTTGAGTAACTTGGACCAAAAATTGAGAGTTAGCATGAGACTTCTTATAAAAAATATCCAAAAAAATTTGGGAACTTCGATGATTTTTGTAACTCATGATCAAAATGAAGCTTTTGAATTGGCTGACGATATTATTTTGATGAATAAAGGTAAAATTGAACAACATTCCTATCCTTTGGATATCTACAGAAATCCGAAAAATAATTTCGTGTTGAATTTTATCGGTGATAAAAATATTTTTGAAGGATATTACGTTAGACCAGAAGATGTAAAAATTTCAGACCAAGGAGAAGATGGTATTATCAAGGATATTGTGTTCCAAGGCTCAAGCGTAAAAGTTGAGATACAATTAGATGACAAAACTATCGATTCTTATATGCTCAACAATGATTTTAAAAATGAAATTGGAGATAAAGTAAAAGTTATATATTCTAAAAGAAAATTACCGACAAATTAG
- a CDS encoding ABC transporter permease encodes MKILDKFIKYIIFLLIFVFIGLPFLYVFKEAFTADGGNSIDFILNVFKENKNLFVNSITVGFIVSVLTTVFSAIIGLYCFLSGKIHQKIISAILLVTMITPPFVTSLSYINLFGRRGFITYNLLKLNTNPYGMTGIILMETLGFLSLSCLMVISYLNNLDTASINSAIDLGANTNHVVIDILIPQLKNTLISVFFLTFIRSIADFGTPAIIGGKFNVLASEGYMSVISKGDIKTAAVINIMILIPSVIMFIIYSKSMRKSNINSNSSQSAIIDKKSAVFYFLCVISVFLLSWLVIQYASIILSAFTKMKNNELIFTLENFRNSKSYITNTITRSIVYSLISAFFGSMIGLLMAYYSIIKKSKVIKVADYISNLPYILPGTFFGLGYLLAFNHKPLLLVGTSAIVVLNVLFKQMPFSTKVMNSHVLSISEDEINSAQDLGANFIYVFKDIVLPLTKKGFTVTFINAFTATMTTIGSIIFLVYPGQKVLTLVMFDVINSGNYNIGSVIALIIILICLVVNGGYYLLTKIGDKK; translated from the coding sequence ATGAAAATATTAGATAAATTTATTAAATACATAATTTTCCTACTCATATTCGTTTTTATTGGACTTCCATTTTTGTATGTATTTAAAGAAGCATTCACTGCAGATGGAGGCAATTCAATAGATTTTATATTAAATGTATTTAAAGAGAACAAAAATCTGTTTGTGAATTCAATTACTGTTGGTTTTATTGTATCGGTTTTAACGACTGTTTTTTCTGCAATAATTGGATTGTATTGCTTTTTGAGTGGTAAAATCCATCAAAAAATCATCAGTGCAATTTTATTGGTGACGATGATTACGCCTCCTTTTGTAACAAGTTTGTCTTACATAAATTTATTCGGTAGAAGAGGGTTCATCACGTACAATTTGTTGAAATTAAACACCAATCCTTATGGAATGACGGGAATTATATTAATGGAAACTTTGGGATTTTTGTCGTTGAGTTGTTTAATGGTTATATCTTATCTTAATAATTTGGATACAGCTTCTATCAATTCAGCAATTGATTTGGGGGCGAATACGAACCATGTAGTAATCGATATTTTAATTCCACAATTAAAAAATACATTGATTTCTGTGTTTTTTCTCACATTTATTCGTTCGATTGCGGATTTTGGAACTCCTGCAATTATAGGTGGTAAGTTTAACGTTCTGGCAAGTGAAGGATACATGTCGGTCATTAGCAAAGGAGATATTAAAACTGCGGCAGTTATCAATATAATGATTTTGATTCCTTCTGTTATTATGTTTATCATTTATTCGAAGTCTATGAGAAAAAGCAATATCAATTCTAATTCTTCACAAAGTGCAATTATTGACAAAAAATCTGCTGTATTTTATTTCTTGTGTGTTATTAGTGTGTTTTTGTTGAGTTGGCTTGTGATTCAATATGCGTCAATTATTTTGTCAGCATTTACGAAAATGAAAAACAACGAACTTATATTTACTTTGGAAAACTTCAGAAATTCCAAATCTTACATTACAAACACAATTACAAGAAGTATTGTGTACTCTTTGATTAGTGCGTTCTTTGGAAGTATGATAGGGCTTTTGATGGCATACTATTCTATAATTAAGAAGAGTAAGGTGATTAAAGTTGCAGATTATATTTCAAATTTGCCATATATTTTGCCAGGAACTTTCTTTGGGTTGGGATATTTATTGGCATTCAATCACAAACCATTGCTTTTAGTAGGAACGAGTGCAATTGTGGTTTTGAATGTTTTATTCAAACAAATGCCGTTTTCAACAAAAGTTATGAACAGTCACGTATTATCAATCAGTGAAGATGAAATTAATTCTGCACAGGATTTGGGTGCAAATTTTATTTATGTTTTTAAAGATATTGTGCTTCCTCTTACCAAAAAAGGATTTACAGTGACATTTATCAACGCATTCACAGCTACTATGACTACAATAGGTTCTATTATTTTCTTGGTTTATCCAGGTCAAAAAGTTTTAACGCTTGTGATGTTTGATGTTATAAACAGTGGCAATTACAATATAGGTTCAGTGATTGCGTTAATAATAATTTTGATATGTCTTGTTGTAAACGGTGGATATTATTTGTTAACAAAAATAGGAGATAAAAAATGA
- a CDS encoding DUF4153 domain-containing protein gives MRLDIFKSKLKNLKKTIKLYPMVLLAIFIATIFAIMGIWYIEIGALNSTLTADLLISLLYFAMSYMIVKLIITDKNIEITKGKKALVYTIVSVIMGLVCYFLIIKVDKSFVLRNQITQIGLFVTLFVGMFVAGHFNVRVDYADYAVKIVLSIIESLIYCVTIFIGIVAILFTTKELFKLQFNLSNVIVSCAAVIFLLLNASIILSKFPLKYSDENLKIKWLLPFKFLFTRIIAPIFLIYGFILLLYIIKVVVLKTIPNNIITNLILWYGLLSVVVLFILKTVEDKFINVYNKIQPIILLILSVMMFYSIGIRISYYGVTEERYLVVVGGIFIVISMIYYLFFNKKTYITIPTTFLILALISSVGPLSAYNISRIDQKAKLEKMLVEENLLVDGKIKPQSNVNPAKIKEIKDKLDYFVVKHSAKELPYLGDKFTTSQEDMNRVFGFRGNEFESLYGQIRSFVNDRLEINTTNYDRLLENIQFQYDSNTQNIENLGNQNVTFSKKSNIVVIKYKNETIGKFNIEIFNNRLEELWNLQGPDINTEDPDNLIKDEGVINNRKYKTILERAECIYDNGQKMTYYIKCLYTK, from the coding sequence ATGAGGTTAGATATTTTTAAATCGAAACTTAAAAACTTAAAGAAAACAATAAAGCTATATCCAATGGTATTACTTGCCATATTTATTGCTACGATATTTGCAATTATGGGGATATGGTATATCGAAATCGGTGCATTAAATAGCACTTTAACAGCGGATTTACTTATTTCTTTGCTTTATTTTGCGATGAGCTACATGATTGTAAAGCTGATAATCACTGACAAAAACATAGAAATCACCAAGGGCAAAAAAGCTTTGGTATATACAATTGTTTCAGTGATTATGGGATTAGTGTGCTATTTCCTAATAATAAAGGTAGATAAGTCCTTCGTACTTAGAAATCAAATCACTCAGATTGGATTATTTGTTACGCTTTTTGTTGGAATGTTTGTAGCAGGACACTTTAATGTGAGAGTTGACTATGCTGATTACGCAGTTAAAATAGTTTTATCAATAATAGAATCGTTGATTTATTGCGTGACGATTTTTATAGGAATTGTTGCCATTTTGTTCACGACAAAGGAACTGTTCAAACTACAATTTAATCTTAGCAATGTCATAGTATCATGTGCAGCGGTAATTTTTCTATTGCTAAATGCATCTATAATTTTATCAAAATTCCCGTTGAAATATAGTGACGAAAATCTAAAAATCAAATGGCTTTTGCCTTTTAAGTTTTTATTTACGAGAATTATTGCTCCGATATTTTTGATATACGGTTTTATTTTACTTCTATATATAATAAAGGTAGTAGTTTTAAAGACGATACCTAACAATATCATCACAAATCTTATTTTGTGGTATGGATTGCTTTCAGTAGTGGTCTTGTTCATATTAAAAACTGTAGAAGACAAATTCATAAATGTTTACAATAAAATTCAACCTATAATATTATTGATACTTTCTGTTATGATGTTTTACTCAATAGGAATCAGAATATCATATTATGGAGTTACGGAAGAAAGATATCTTGTGGTAGTTGGCGGAATATTCATTGTTATATCAATGATTTACTATTTATTCTTCAACAAGAAGACATACATCACGATACCGACGACGTTTTTGATATTGGCATTGATTTCTTCGGTGGGACCTCTTTCTGCATATAATATCAGTAGAATAGACCAAAAAGCCAAATTAGAAAAAATGCTAGTTGAAGAAAATCTGCTTGTAGATGGCAAAATAAAACCTCAAAGCAATGTAAATCCAGCTAAAATAAAGGAAATAAAAGACAAACTTGACTATTTTGTAGTCAAACATAGCGCAAAAGAACTTCCTTATTTGGGTGATAAATTTACAACTTCACAAGAGGATATGAATCGTGTATTTGGATTCAGAGGAAACGAATTTGAGTCACTATACGGACAAATCAGATCCTTTGTCAATGATAGGTTAGAAATTAATACGACAAACTACGACCGTTTATTGGAAAATATTCAATTTCAATACGATTCCAACACACAAAATATCGAAAATTTAGGAAATCAAAACGTTACGTTTTCCAAAAAATCAAATATTGTTGTTATAAAATACAAAAATGAAACAATTGGCAAATTCAACATAGAAATATTTAATAACAGATTAGAAGAATTGTGGAATCTACAAGGTCCTGATATTAACACAGAAGATCCTGACAATTTAATAAAAGATGAAGGTGTAATTAACAATCGTAAATACAAGACGATACTTGAAAGAGCGGAATGCATTTATGATAATGGACAAAAAATGACATATTACATCAAATGCTTATACACAAAATAA
- a CDS encoding ABC transporter permease, with the protein MEKIDQSKFQRLTDDDRTSEFIARPVVTYWSDAWRRFKENKAALVAFIILVFLIVMVIIGPMLTGYSHEQLVGDINLSPSSKFWFGTDELGRDIFTRIWRGGRISIIIGLAGAIIGTVIGSIYGAASAFFGGRVDTIMMRIVEILISIPYLLLVIILRLALNSNGVGTLILAMTITGWCGLARLVRGQILSLKEQDYIMAARVLGVSNKDIIIKHLIPNTLNVILVSISFDIPGYIFGEAFLSYLGLGVQPPETSWGLMCSQAQQVFQFYPYQLFFPALMIGLTMLSFTLLGDGLRDALDPNLRQ; encoded by the coding sequence ATGGAAAAAATAGATCAAAGCAAATTTCAAAGACTAACAGATGACGATAGAACATCTGAGTTTATAGCAAGACCTGTAGTAACATACTGGTCTGACGCTTGGAGAAGATTTAAAGAAAACAAGGCAGCTTTAGTTGCATTTATTATATTAGTATTTTTAATTGTAATGGTTATCATCGGACCAATGCTAACAGGATACTCTCACGAACAATTAGTTGGAGATATTAACTTATCACCAAGTTCAAAATTCTGGTTCGGTACTGACGAACTTGGAAGAGATATCTTCACAAGAATTTGGAGAGGTGGTAGAATTTCCATCATAATAGGTCTTGCAGGTGCTATTATTGGTACTGTTATAGGTTCTATTTATGGTGCAGCTTCTGCATTCTTTGGTGGAAGAGTTGACACAATAATGATGAGAATTGTAGAGATTTTGATTTCTATTCCTTATCTATTATTAGTAATTATTTTAAGATTAGCATTAAACTCAAATGGTGTAGGTACACTTATCTTAGCCATGACTATCACAGGATGGTGTGGTCTTGCAAGACTTGTAAGAGGTCAAATTCTTTCATTAAAAGAACAAGACTATATCATGGCAGCTCGTGTATTGGGAGTAAGCAACAAAGACATCATTATCAAACACCTTATTCCAAATACTTTGAACGTAATACTTGTATCAATTTCATTTGATATTCCAGGATATATATTTGGTGAAGCTTTCTTAAGTTACTTAGGACTTGGTGTACAACCTCCAGAAACTTCTTGGGGACTTATGTGTTCACAAGCTCAACAAGTATTCCAATTTTATCCTTATCAATTGTTTTTCCCAGCTCTAATGATCGGGTTAACAATGCTTTCATTTACTTTGTTAGGTGATGGTTTGAGAGATGCGCTTGACCCTAACCTTAGACAGTAG
- a CDS encoding ABC transporter permease, with protein sequence MLKYLIKRILYMVLTLFVITTATFFLMHNIQGDPLSAMGKTLPEQTIKNYKARYGLDKPVSTQYAIFLKNALHGDLGASYKYPGREVKATIAQTAPVSGRIGGQAMVIGITIGIIFGILAALNRGKVPDYIISVLAILGITIPVFILGALLQYAFAVKLNWFPTSGYGDEIKYTILPSIALCFGSIATYARYMRSNVLEVLNEDYILTAKAKGVSGFNVIRKHVFRNAILPIITIIAPQIVGIFTGSFIIESMYSIPGLGSYFVNSITARDYPMIIGTTIFYAFLFLISQLVVDILYGIADPRIKIVD encoded by the coding sequence ATGTTAAAATATCTTATAAAGAGAATCTTGTATATGGTGCTTACATTATTTGTAATCACAACAGCAACATTCTTCTTGATGCATAATATTCAAGGGGATCCATTGTCTGCTATGGGTAAAACTCTTCCAGAGCAAACAATAAAAAATTATAAAGCTAGATATGGTTTGGATAAACCAGTATCAACACAATATGCAATATTTTTGAAAAATGCATTACATGGAGATTTAGGTGCTTCATACAAATATCCAGGTAGAGAAGTAAAAGCTACAATCGCTCAAACTGCTCCAGTATCTGGAAGAATTGGTGGACAAGCCATGGTAATAGGTATTACTATTGGTATTATTTTTGGTATTCTTGCGGCCTTAAACAGGGGTAAAGTGCCAGATTATATTATCAGTGTATTAGCTATTTTGGGTATTACGATACCTGTATTTATTTTGGGGGCTCTTTTACAATACGCTTTCGCAGTAAAACTAAATTGGTTTCCAACTTCAGGCTACGGAGACGAAATCAAGTATACAATTTTGCCTTCAATAGCATTATGCTTTGGTTCAATAGCTACTTATGCTAGATACATGAGAAGTAATGTATTGGAAGTTTTAAACGAAGACTACATACTAACTGCAAAAGCAAAAGGTGTATCAGGCTTCAATGTAATTAGAAAACACGTATTCAGAAATGCTATACTTCCTATCATCACAATAATAGCACCACAAATCGTTGGTATCTTTACAGGATCTTTCATTATTGAAAGTATGTATTCTATACCAGGATTAGGAAGCTACTTTGTAAACTCTATAACTGCCAGAGATTATCCTATGATTATAGGTACAACAATTTTCTATGCATTCTTGTTCTTAATCTCTCAATTAGTTGTAGATATCTTATACGGAATAGCAGATCCAAGAATTAAAATAGTAGATTAG
- a CDS encoding phosphatidylglycerophosphatase A: MGRKKVSEYPYTIQELKEITIRQLQERGVEIEEIAKIVFTLQEKYYPNLTMELCIENVEKVLEKREVLQCVLTGIAIDKACDKKLFDDPIQKIIESDESLYGIDEVLALSIINVYGSIGFTNFGYLDKEKIGIIKELDVEKTDCVNTFLDDIVAAIAAAAASRLSHSRFK, from the coding sequence ATGGGTAGAAAAAAAGTTTCTGAATATCCTTATACTATTCAAGAATTGAAAGAGATTACGATTCGCCAATTACAAGAAAGAGGCGTTGAGATAGAAGAAATTGCAAAAATAGTGTTCACTTTACAAGAAAAATACTATCCTAATTTGACAATGGAGTTATGCATTGAAAATGTGGAGAAAGTTTTGGAAAAAAGAGAAGTGCTACAATGCGTTTTAACTGGAATTGCAATTGATAAAGCTTGTGATAAGAAACTGTTTGATGATCCAATTCAAAAAATTATTGAATCTGATGAGAGCCTTTATGGAATTGACGAAGTGTTGGCTTTGTCGATTATAAACGTTTATGGGTCAATAGGTTTCACTAATTTTGGGTATTTGGATAAGGAAAAAATCGGAATTATCAAAGAGTTAGATGTGGAGAAAACTGATTGTGTTAACACATTTTTGGATGATATAGTGGCTGCGATTGCAGCGGCTGCGGCAAGTAGACTATCTCATTCGAGATTTAAATAG